A portion of the Chlamydia caviae GPIC genome contains these proteins:
- a CDS encoding HAD family hydrolase — MNINDYQVFFFDLDGLVIDTEPLYYRAFLEGCRERGLDVSMDFSTYYLLSMLGREVFKQKFLDMYPNTEAFFPQCFHDRERIYRELIQTEVPALLPGVEDFLGLLLSENKTVGVVTNSSEVLTQRYRKVLPILNQFHFWVTREDYERPKPYPDSYQHAYQAFVQEGEKVVGFEDSVKGLRALAGISATLVAVNAIIPISHASHEDFCEKEFHYFSSFNELIGHCGMQNQL; from the coding sequence ATGAATATCAATGATTATCAGGTTTTCTTTTTTGATTTAGATGGTTTGGTTATCGATACTGAACCCTTGTACTACAGAGCCTTTTTAGAGGGATGTAGAGAACGCGGATTAGATGTCTCTATGGATTTCTCTACATATTATTTATTATCGATGTTGGGAAGAGAAGTTTTTAAACAAAAATTCTTGGATATGTACCCTAATACAGAGGCTTTTTTCCCACAATGTTTCCATGATCGAGAGCGTATCTATAGAGAGTTAATACAAACCGAGGTGCCTGCGTTACTTCCTGGTGTTGAAGATTTTCTAGGACTGCTATTATCTGAAAATAAAACTGTAGGCGTAGTGACAAATTCTTCAGAGGTTCTTACGCAACGTTACCGCAAGGTTCTTCCTATTCTTAATCAGTTCCATTTTTGGGTAACGCGTGAAGATTATGAACGCCCTAAACCCTATCCCGATAGTTACCAACATGCCTACCAAGCGTTTGTTCAAGAGGGGGAGAAGGTTGTGGGTTTTGAAGATAGCGTGAAGGGGTTACGCGCCCTTGCAGGGATCTCAGCAACATTAGTTGCTGTAAATGCAATTATACCCATATCTCATGCTAGTCACGAAGACTTCTGTGAGAAGGAATTCCATTACTTCTCTTCTTTCAATGAATTGATTGGGCATTGCGGAATGCAAAACCAATTATAA
- a CDS encoding two-component system sensor histidine kinase NtrB: MSNNNCKSCSSTQELIEIKSRITQSYKEADTILTSIPDGIILLSEIGNVLICNSQAREILGIPEELEMLQKPFTDFFPETFFGFSINEALQSLSSPKTLRLTLSKNDQDRDAEIFIRRNSVNGYLFLLIRDRSEYKQLENAIERYKNIAELGKMTATLAHEIRNPLSGIAGFASLLKEELSSPRHQRMLSSIIDGTRSLNSLVSSMLEYTKSQPLDLKTIDLQEFFSSLIPLLSITFPFCKFERETATPIVRAIDPDRMNSVVWNLVKNAAEATESPMTVTLHASGDISVTNPGQLSQEIFDKLFIPFFTTKAQGNGLGLAEALKIMRLHGGDVHVENANARITFTLKIPQP, translated from the coding sequence ATGAGCAACAACAACTGTAAATCATGTTCTTCAACTCAAGAGCTGATAGAGATAAAATCTCGCATCACCCAATCTTATAAAGAAGCGGATACTATCCTTACATCGATTCCTGATGGGATTATTCTACTTTCAGAAATTGGCAATGTTCTCATTTGCAATTCACAAGCTCGTGAAATTTTAGGTATTCCTGAAGAATTAGAAATGTTGCAAAAACCATTTACAGATTTTTTCCCAGAGACCTTCTTTGGATTTTCTATAAACGAGGCTTTGCAATCTTTATCCTCCCCAAAAACGTTACGACTAACGTTATCGAAAAATGATCAAGATCGTGATGCGGAGATCTTCATAAGAAGAAACTCTGTAAATGGTTACCTCTTTTTACTCATTCGAGATCGCTCAGAGTATAAGCAGCTAGAAAATGCTATTGAAAGATATAAAAATATCGCTGAGTTGGGGAAAATGACCGCGACTCTAGCTCATGAGATTCGCAATCCCCTAAGCGGCATTGCAGGATTTGCCTCTTTGTTAAAAGAGGAGCTCTCCTCCCCACGCCACCAGCGCATGCTTTCCTCTATCATTGATGGGACACGATCTTTAAATTCTCTAGTTTCCTCAATGTTAGAATACACAAAGTCCCAACCATTGGATCTAAAAACCATAGATCTACAAGAGTTTTTCTCATCGCTCATTCCCCTACTATCGATTACGTTTCCTTTTTGCAAATTCGAACGTGAAACCGCAACCCCCATAGTCCGTGCTATAGATCCCGATAGAATGAATAGTGTTGTATGGAATCTTGTAAAAAATGCTGCAGAAGCGACGGAATCCCCTATGACAGTAACTCTGCATGCATCGGGAGATATTTCCGTAACCAATCCTGGACAGCTCTCTCAAGAGATTTTTGATAAGCTGTTTATTCCGTTCTTTACAACAAAAGCCCAGGGAAATGGTTTAGGGCTAGCAGAAGCTTTAAAGATCATGCGTTTGCACGGAGGTGATGTTCACGTGGAAAATGCTAACGCTCGCATCACCTTTACTCTAAAAATTCCCCAGCCCTAA
- the truA gene encoding tRNA pseudouridine(38-40) synthase TruA — MTRVVLLLAYQGTAYAGWQRQPNDLSIQEVIENSLERVVGKRIVVTSSGRTDSGVHAFGQVAHFSQPDHPLFSQAWGIKKMLNAILPNDIVIRDVILTDDDFHSRFTATAKEYHYSLTRSQKPLPWERYFSYYPRHLLNVNLMKKGATYLLGTHDFASFANHGRDYSSTVRTLFKLDIIDNDDTVTIVCKGNGFLYKMVRNIVGSLLDISKGKYPPEYVQEILEKKNRRQGPPTAPSYALSLHHVCYPEPYNWFCIPQCPINSLKEEK, encoded by the coding sequence ATGACACGAGTTGTTTTACTCTTAGCCTATCAAGGAACTGCCTATGCCGGCTGGCAAAGGCAACCTAACGATCTCTCTATTCAAGAAGTTATAGAAAACTCCCTTGAGAGAGTTGTAGGGAAACGTATTGTTGTAACCTCTTCAGGACGTACCGACTCGGGAGTTCATGCCTTTGGTCAAGTGGCGCATTTTTCACAACCCGATCATCCACTATTTTCACAAGCTTGGGGCATAAAGAAAATGCTCAATGCGATTTTACCCAACGATATTGTTATTCGTGATGTTATCCTTACCGATGATGACTTTCATTCTCGCTTTACAGCTACCGCTAAAGAATACCATTATTCCCTCACAAGATCTCAAAAGCCTCTTCCCTGGGAACGTTATTTTTCCTATTACCCTCGGCATCTTTTAAACGTAAATCTTATGAAAAAAGGAGCTACGTATCTATTAGGCACTCATGATTTTGCTTCTTTTGCAAATCATGGGAGAGATTACAGCTCTACAGTAAGGACGTTATTCAAACTCGACATCATAGATAATGACGATACGGTAACCATTGTCTGTAAGGGCAACGGGTTTTTATATAAAATGGTAAGGAATATTGTTGGATCTCTTTTAGATATTAGCAAGGGGAAATACCCCCCAGAGTATGTTCAAGAGATCCTAGAAAAGAAAAATCGTAGACAGGGACCGCCGACTGCTCCTAGCTATGCGCTATCTTTGCATCACGTATGTTACCCCGAACCTTATAATTGGTTTTGCATTCCGCAATGCCCAATCAATTCATTGAAAGAAGAGAAGTAA